CCTGGTCGGGGCCGCGCTCGGGGTGTCCGGCGCCGCCTTCCAAGGCGTGTTCCGCAACCCGCTGGCCGACCCGTACCTGCTCGGCGCGGCCGGCGGCGCCGGGCTCGGGGTGACGCTCGTGATCACCATGCTGCCGCAGGCCGGATCGGCGCCCGGCGCGGCGCAAGCAGCCGCGTTCGCCGGAGCGCTCGGCGGCGTGGCGCTGACCTGGCTGCTGGGGCGCTCCGCGGGCAACGACGCGGCGACGCTGGTGCTCGCCGGAGTCGCCGTCGGCGCCTTCCTCGCCGCCGGGCAGACCTTCCTGCAGCAGCTGCGGCTGGAGAGCCTGCAACAGGTCTACCTCTGGATCTTGGGCCGGTTGAGCACCGCGGGCTGGTCGGACGTGCTGCTGGTGCTGCCGCTGCTGCTCGTCTCCGGAGCCGTGCTGTGCGCCTGCGGGCGGCTGCTGGACCTGCTCGGCACCGGCGACGAAGAGGCCGCCTCGCTCGGCGTGCACCCCGGCCGGGCCCGCGCCGTGGTGCTGGTGGCCGCATCGCTGGCCACCGCCGCCGCCGTGTCCGTGGCCGGGCTGATCGGATTCGTCGGGCTCGTCGTACCGCACCTCGTGCGGCTGGCCTTCGGCGGGACCTACCGCATCATCGTGCCGCTGTCGCTGCTGTTCGGCGGCGCCTTCCTGGTGCTGGCCGACGTGCTCGCGCGAACCGC
This window of the Saccharopolyspora gloriosae genome carries:
- a CDS encoding FecCD family ABC transporter permease, whose translation is MSSRLRPGPLLAGVAALLLALLGSVLLGAADLGWTRVLGEIWAQLTGGHSPLSEREAAILWRLRVPRAVLGALVGAALGVSGAAFQGVFRNPLADPYLLGAAGGAGLGVTLVITMLPQAGSAPGAAQAAAFAGALGGVALTWLLGRSAGNDAATLVLAGVAVGAFLAAGQTFLQQLRLESLQQVYLWILGRLSTAGWSDVLLVLPLLLVSGAVLCACGRLLDLLGTGDEEAASLGVHPGRARAVVLVAASLATAAAVSVAGLIGFVGLVVPHLVRLAFGGTYRIIVPLSLLFGGAFLVLADVLARTALAPAELPLGVITAFTGAPFFAVLLQRSRRA